From the genome of Leishmania infantum JPCM5 genome chromosome 34, one region includes:
- a CDS encoding putative calcium channel protein — protein sequence MEIPLARTQPIEKFFVEYNSAAAEREDDGQPRDDNEVLLMQFAEYTDDDSFFSSSDTVIECDPQRLRSDPLRRRAVVSVHNTLQLRALTNGRVPEDMVWNNVTRTSWLYQIHNRAIALQHSSFFIFPARWTPRVMVYNVMHHWLMEMFIFLMILGYAIFQATWSRYTAPPGGMHKPDHIIWADVFYTCLLGFEIIARLFASGGILHKRAFFRSPWRWLDTAVLVLSIMECTWWQDLWNFTAWRLIRTIKCLTYVPAPVRMKLLAKSLLRSTNRLIYVTIFLTYFIFFFGLLGLQLFVGTLHSRCVNTLTGAVTSQVCRSVATGQYGFYWGHHCGVFYTCQADAFPNPHYDFRSFDDIGHAMLSVFQIMTFQGWSELLQETNDGLAMMAFLYYFFTILVCAWIVPSLYLGVFLEKMDKTSRLFVLKQLDFFDHMLTEQRQRMSSMVRLNDYVERDENGFVSHYPAYTLQQQDDKRLTSDDTTSGSTDDKNMNAHRIKSHHRAIQATKWTDEQRIQLQLALTRQRDVAEEAERKRQLQQAALGDLIVEEGGAGKRQGTGRRGASPAGAASGSATQTETSPQPTKERSEFALGGRVGAVQHHPAAYAIGDSHQSDLPFAVRQEVQAEQLRFLDPYTNGASTAKNDMYNSAAALRTSIDQSRTAVPGGGAESTTVLHSRPVSNARPSTRAPSAPSTSVMVAREAAGVVPHRRSMSVRGGTLSRASSMNGRGSLSRLHASMTQVPQAPTQQEQTAYVINDPEGGDFDYAKTLGQKINIIRNIAHMFTEGYPRIISQYLWEHRMMQHRYGLTPLSYTNKYEEEALRRLRQRRAQERREEREELRRSGMGHLIDDDEDEDDDSLAEKPWMRQEGLVPGSMSPIRMARNIRENAPITVFNYIMYSFIIANAVFNASRFDTMPDYWETGTFIAGVCFSVLFMLELLIRLLALGPGPFFTDIVILIEATFMVTSLFQLGYSRANTTSLFNWVRFLRLFRVIPCRPLRRVSRVLIHGFPDMVYALVFFTLYMFMWLLLGMSFFGSRIGWIDYNTSDYTTRGAFETFSHAAYAVAQAFSVNRDQWLYLSWSGMRVRGGYTVMYFIATVCVAFIFRFFFIAVMTYAWQAQQETEDYYFMSGSSHGRRGRRSRFARLPFFDFSVWRSFKHIHGGFDRRDVAPDEIYFLNEDMARQLRLVEAKDRYYREHYGQEKSEWSDMGEGSQVGGSDMYGPDGALVNGPQYVNIGGRLYRQPSLPATEMGFSVVGTPQQRGQLRFARHHRAVPATTYAAAQLQRPAGAHDALPDEVVGSRSLSRHSRRSMANPLLADRHSLSPAHQGTSVGGPSVARVSDSLAEERAKNTNISLVPRLTKLGNARALVVAGDDEATADYSTPEGGVSDEDFEHLLLPGPRLRYKSTMDEGRRVFETCLDCNTHMQMPLRAPPGVAQRTAEELHAEHCHMAAVRSSQQLVLNALIGYTRMQADHEVTPTKRMVEIVLGQAWSCGMLLFDTIENLSCMDLPEQERTWDRMLEALEMQQWLLGLHVGEEQVGRATLAYILANQQRQEAQVREKSYKNTWEDRVFFVLSPSNPVRRAVSAVVGSMWFEIAVLCVVYAASICLAVYAPDEGNRDFGGSYNSAKYKVLHILDDIFSIIFAVEMVLKWISMGVVLPVGRAYFWHRWNIFDFFIVIISLVSWGRPDIFLRYLKVMRCFRILGPLRYWKWGSSSMSHVARAIWDSIPTLANVCLLMLMNYIVWAIIFVSLFMDKFNYCSNASIVNGTQCVEEGYTWAPTQRNFRNFYESLLTTFEISTGAEWIDVIYSAVDSRSALLSPLRNQRPYLGLVFIAYYYVSHFIFFTLFISAVIYCYMLAKSATEDATGTTIEHQVWLRMQGMIFRLKPKVQLLPLDTRVSRLVHFLISNRWFEAFMGLILVFNMLTMSLEWYQMSSTQKTTLDAFQYIWVVIFTLEVVLRFVAHGLRFFTRRAYCWDLLIVVLSYIQIGLSTTATNRVPFNVNVLRMLRVGRVLHLVHLVLPFSTHLTLFHEVLKASVPGLISVTFVYMIAVYVFAILGLHFLGYIVPFGGYIDDKYNNFGTFVNALIMVFRLSTLQNWATMLRGSLDRGYYCARASKRCGPTDWAPVYYIPIVICFFLLLSTLYMAVVLDKYVAAVRIYSAVTRLDELRRFCRLWSKRDPNGTMWLPSAVLPELLEELRLPLGVSDRRNRVEVMQLLREYNIPDHNGRVYYYEVLLPLARRVMAIAFLEAADAHTAGSQAPRDIAWHLSERSLGALPASYGTVRPSSVTVAEHYAAALLQAAFRRDRAMRDYYIAKSELWRRGRAVCVERGLPYDNFGFGKTPLAGPDPREEGMRRGFNIPKDATLANSAGGRVYADPVAARIAAMREAMGSHKRATDQEPPTLLPAVYRSAIYPEEKRFGPNAPGAIRRHERRDEKLERKRAQEEYERQMYERSTRGCPARTAGEQKDNETVTAEGAGDVDVGLAYSKGTMEPHPAARGNQYNLDPMDVNYQPPLGTSPEELRQEKVDRRLNAAAAAATASATLGGISPSTTPEQY from the coding sequence ATGGAGATTCCGCTGGCCCGCACACAGCCCATCGAGAAGTTCTTTGTAGAATacaacagcgccgccgcagagcggGAGGACGATGGGCAGCCACGCGATGATAATGAGGTGTTGCTGATGCAGTTTGCCGAGTACACCGATGACgattcctttttttcttcgagCGACACGGTCATCGAGTGTGacccgcagcgcctgcgcagcgaccCACTTCGTCGGCGTGCGGTCGTGTCGGTGCACAAcacactgcagctgcgcgctctCACCAACGGCCGGGTGCCGGAGGACATGGTGTGGAACAACGTCACGCGCACCTCATGGCTGTATCAGATCCACAATCGTGCGATCGCCCTGCAGCACAGCTCTTTCTTTATCTTCCCTGCTCGCTGGACGCCGCGCGTAATGGTGTACAACGTCATGCACCACTGGCTGATGGAGATGTTCATCTTCCTCATGATCCTTGGCTACGCCATCTTCCAGGCGACATGGAGCCGTTACACCGCCCCTCCTGGAGGTATGCACAAGCCGGACCACATTATCTGGGCTGACGTGTTCTACACGTGCCTACTGGGCTTCGAGATCATCGCGCGTCTCTTCGCAAGCGGCGGCATTCTGCACAAGCGCGCTTTCTTCCGCTCCCCGTGGCGCTGGCTGGAcacggcggtgctcgtgCTGAGCATCATGGAGTGCACGTGGTGGCAGGACCTCTGGAACTTCACGGCATGGCGGCTCATCCGCACCATCAAGTGCCTCACATACGTTCCCGCTCCTGTGCGCATGAAGCTGCTCGCCAAGTCGCTCCTGCGCTCCACGAACCGGCTCATCTACGTGACCATTTTTCTCACGTACTTCATCTTCTTCTTTGGCCTGCTGGGGCTGCAGCTGTTCGTTGGCACGCTGCACAGCCGCTGCGTCAACACGctcaccggcgccgtcacgTCGCAGGTGTGCCGGAGCGTGGCTACCGGGCAATACGGCTTTTACTGGGGCCATCATTGTGGCGTTTTCTACACCTGCCAGGCGGACGCCTTCCCGAATCCGCACTACGATTTCCGCAGCTTCGATGACATTGGGCACGCGATGCTGTCGGTGTTCCAGATCATGACGTTTCAGGGCTGGAGCGAGCTTCTGCAGGAAACAAACGACGGGCTGGCGATGATGGCGTTCCTCTACTACTTCTTCACCATTCTCGTTTGCGCGTGGATTGTGCCGTCCTTGTACCTCGGCGTCTTCCTCGAGAAGATGGACAAGACGAGCCGGCTGTTcgtgctgaagcagctggaCTTCTTCGATCATATGCTGAcagagcagcgccagcgcatgTCGTCCATGGTGCGCCTGAACGACTACGTCGAGCGCGATGAGAACGGTTTTGTGTCCCACTACCCAGCCTAcacgctccagcagcaggatGACAAGCGCCTCACCAGTGACGacaccaccagcggcagcacagacGACAAGAACATGAACGCGCACAGGATAAAGAGTCACCACCGCGCGATTCAGGCGACGAAGTGGACAGACGAGCAGCGCATTCAGTTGCAGCTGGCGCTGACGCGTCAGCGCGAcgtcgccgaggaggcggagcgcaagcgccagctgcagcaggcagcCCTCGGCGACCTCATTGTcgaagagggcggcgcgggaAAACGGCAGGGCACGGGGAGGCGGGGAGCCTCTCCAGCCGGGGCAGCGTCTGGGTCGGCAACCCAGACCGAGACGTCCCCGCAGCCCACCAAGGAGCGCAGTGAATTTGCCCTCGGAGGTCGTGTTGGTGCCGTGCAGCACCACCCCGCCGCCTACGCCATTGGCGACTCTCACCAGTCGGACCTCCCCTTTGCGGTTCGGCAAGAGGTGCaagcggagcagctgcgctttCTGGACCCGTACACCAACGGTGCGAGCACCGCAAAGAACGACATGTACaactccgccgctgccttgcGCACCAGCATTGATCAgtcgcgcaccgccgtgcccggtggcggcgcggagaGCACTACCGTCCTGCACAGTCGCCCAGTGAGCAATGCGCGGCCCTCCACCAGggcaccgtcggcgccgtcgacgagTGTCATGGTGGCCCGCgaggccgccggcgtggtgccgcaccgccgctcgATGTCGGTGCGCGGCGGAACGCTGTCGCGCGCGTCGAGCATGAACGGTCGTGGCTCGTTGAGCCGCCTGCACGCCTCAATGACGCAGGTGCCGCAGGCGCCaacgcagcaggagcagacGGCATACGTCATCAACGACCCCGAAGGCGGCGACTTCGACTACGCCAAGACGCTGGGGCAGAAGATCAACATCATCCGCAACATCGCCCATATGTTCACGGAAGGCTATCCGCGCATCATCTCGCAGTACCTTTGGGAGCACCGCATGATGCAGCACCGCTACGGGCTCACGCCACTGTCCTACACGAATAAGTACGAGGAAGAGGCCctgcgccggctgcgtcagcggcgcgcgcaggagcgccgcgaggagcgggaggagctgcgccgcagtgGCATGGGGCACCTCATCGATGACGATGAAGATGAAGATGACGATTCGCTGGCGGAGAAGCCGTGGATGCGCCAGGAGGGGCTGGTACCTGGGAGCATGTCACCCATCCGCATGGCGCGCAACATCCGCGAGAACGCGCCGATCACCGTCTTCAACTACATCATGTACTCTTTCATCATCGCCAACGCCGTCTTCAACGCGTCGCGCTTCGACACGATGCCGGACTACTGGGAGACGGGCACATTCATCGCGGGTGTCTGCTTCTCTGTGTTGTTCatgctggagctgctcatCCGCCTGCTCGCCCTTGGTCCCGGTCCTTTCTTCACGGACATAGTCATCCTGATCGAAGCGACGTTCATGGTCACCTCGCTCTTCCAGCTTGGATACAGCAGGGCAAACACGACGTCGCTGTTCAACTGGGTGCGCTTCCTGCGTCTCTTCCGCGTCATACCGTGCcgtccgctgcgccgcgtctcACGGGTGCTCATCCACGGCTTCCCTGACATGGTCTACGCCCTTGTCTTCTTTACACTGTACATGTTTATGTGGCTGTTGCTGGGCATGAGCTTCTTTGGCAGCCGTATAGGCTGGATCGACTACAACACGAGCGACTACACCACCCGTGGCGCATTCGAGACCTTCTCGCATGCAGCCTacgccgtggcgcaggccTTCTCGGTGAACAGAGATCAGTGGCTCTACCTCTCGTGGTCTGGGATGCGGGTGCGTGGGGGCTACACCGTCATGTACTTCATCGCCACTGTCTGCGTCGCCTTCATCttccgcttcttcttcatTGCGGTAATGACGTACGCGtggcaggcgcagcaggagacGGAGGACTACTACTTTATGTCGGGCAGCAGTCACGGCCGTCGCGGACGCCGCAGTCGCTTCGCGCGGCTGCCATTCTTCGATTTCAGCGTCTGGCGCTCCTTCAAGCACATTCACGGCGGCTTCGACCGGCGTGACGTGGCGCCTGACGAGATCTACTTCCTGAACGAAGACATggcgcgccagctgcgcctcgtggAGGCCAAAGACCGATACTACCGCGAGCACTATGGTCAGGAAAAGAGCGAGTGGAGCGACATGGGCGAGGGCAGCCAGGTGGGTGGCTCGGACATGTACGGGCCAGATGGTGCGCTCGTCAACGGCCCGCAGTACGTCAACATCGGCGGCCGTCTGTACCGCCAGCCGAGCCTGCCAGCGACAGAGATGGGCTTCTCGGTGGTCGgaacgccgcagcagcgtgggCAACTTCGCTTTGcacggcaccaccgcgccgTGCCAGCCACCACctacgccgccgcgcagctgcagaggccGGCGGGCGCACACGACGCATTACCGGACGAGGTCGTGGGTAGTCGGTCGCTCTCGCGACACAGCCGCCGGAGCATGGCGAACCCGCTGCTGGCCGATCGCCACAGCCTCTCCCCGGCGCACCAAGGCACGAGCGTCGGCGGCCCCAGTGTGGCTCGCGTGTCGGACTCCCTCGCAGAGGAACGGGCGAAGAACACGAACATCAGCCTCGTACCGCGGCTGACGAAGCTGGGCAATGCCCGCGCCCTTgtcgtcgccggcgacgacgaggcgacCGCCGACTACAGCACCCCCGAGGGCGGCGTGTCGGACGAAGACTTCGAGCATCTGCTCCTGCCCGGTCCCCGCCTACGCTACAAGAGCACCATGGATGAGGGACGTCGCGTATTCGAGACTTGTCTGGACTGCAACACGCACATgcagatgccgctgcgcgcgccgccaggtgtggcgcagcgcaccgccgaggagctgcatgCGGAGCACTGCCacatggcggcggtgcgtaGCTCGCAGCAGCTAGTGCTGAACGCGCTGATCGGATACACCAGGATGCAGGCCGACCACGAGGTGACCCCCACCAAGCGGATGGTGGAGATAGTGCTGGGACAGGCCTGGAGCTGCGGCATGCTGCTGTTCGACACAATTGAAAACCTGTCTTGCATGGACTTGCCAGAGCAGGAGCGGACGTGGGACCGCatgctggaggcgctggagatgCAACAGTGGCTATTGGGACTGCACGTCGGCGAGGAGCAAGTCGGCCGTGCCACGCTGGCCTACATCCTGGCGAACCAGCAGaggcaggaggcgcaggtgcgggAAAAGAGCTACAAGAACACCTGGGAGGACCGCGTGTTCTTCGTGCTCTCGCCCTCGAACCCGGTTCGGCGGGCGGTGTCGGCTGTGGTTGGCTCGATGTGGTTTGAGATTGCCGTCCTGTGCGTCGTCTATGCCGCCTCCATCTGCTTGGCTGTCTATGCGCCAGACGAGGGTAATCGCGACTTCGGCGGCAGCTACAACAGCGCCAAGTACAAGGTGCTGCACATCCTCGACGACATTTTCTCTATCATCTTCGCAGTAGAGATGGTTCTGAAGTGGATCAGCATGGGGGTCGTGCTGCCGGTCGGCCGCGCGTACTTCTGGCACCGATGGAACATCTTCGATTTCTTCATCGTGATCATCTCTCTCGTGTCGTGGGGCAGGCCGGACATCTTTCTACGCTACCTGAAGGTGATGCGCTGTTTCCGCATTCTGGGGCCGCTGCGGTACTGGAAgtggggcagcagcagcatgtcACACGTGGCGCGCGCCATCTGGGACAGCATTCCGACCCTGGCGAACGTGTGCCTGCTCATGCTCATGAACTACATTGTGTGGGCCATCATCTTCGTCTCCCTGTTCATGGACAAGTTCAACTACTGCAGCAACGCCAGCATAGTGAACGGCACGCAGTGCGTCGAGGAGGGGTACACGTGGGCGCCAACCCAGCGCAACTTCCGCAACTTCTACGAAAGCCTGTTGACGACCTTCGAAATCAGCACCGGGGCGGAGTGGATAGACGTCATATACAGCGCCGTCGACTCCCGctcagcgctgctgtcgccgctgcggaacCAGCGCCCGTACCTCGGCCTGGTCTTCATCGCATACTACTACGTGTCGCACTTCATCTTCTTCACGCTGTTCATCTCAGCAGTGATTTACTGCTACATGCTCGCCAAGAGCGCGACGGAGGACGCGACGGGGACAACGATCGAGCACCAGGTCTGGCTGCGCATGCAGGGCATGATTTTTCGGCTGAAGCCCAAGGTGCAGCTTCTGCCCCTGGACACACGAGTCTCCCGCCTGGTCCACTTCCTGATTTCGAATCGCTGGTTCGAGGCGTTCATGGGGCTCATTCTTGTCTTTAACATGCTGACCATGTCGCTCGAGTGGTACCAGATGAGCAGCACGCAGAAGACCACGCTCGACGCGTTCCAGTACATCTGGGTCGTCATTTTCACCCTCGAGGTCGTTCTGCGTTTCGTCGCGCACGGCCTGCGCTTCTTCACGCGCCGGGCCTACTGCTGGGACCTTCTGATCGTTGTCCTCTCCTACATTCAGATCGGCCTCAGCACCACGGCCACCAACCGCGTGCCGTTCAACGTGAATGTGCTGCGCATGCTGCGAGTGGGGCGGGTGTTGCACCTCGTGCACCTCGTGCTGCCCTTCTCCACCCATCTGACACTCTTCCACGAGGTCCTGAAGGCGTCGGTGCCGGGGCTCATCAGCGTGACGTTCGTGTACATGATCGCCGTGTACGTCTTCGCGATATTGGGCCTGCACTTCTTGGGCTACATCGTACCCTTCGGTGGCTACATCGATGATAAGTACAACAACTTCGGCACCTTTGTGAACGCGCTTATCATGGTGTTTCGACTATCCACCCTACAGAACTGGGCAACGATGCTGCGAGGCAGCTTGGACCGCGGTTACTACTGCGCCCGCGCCAGCAAGCGatgcgggccaacggactGGGCGCCGGTGTACTACATCCCCATTGTCATCTGCTTCTTCCTTCTGCTAAGCACCCTGTACATGGCAGTCGTGCTGGACAAGTACGTCGCAGCCGTGCGCATCTACTCTGCCGTCACCCGGCTcgacgagctgcgccgcttctgccgccTGTGGTCGAAGAGGGATCCGAACGGCACCATGTGGCTGCCAAGCGCGGTGCTaccggagctgctggaggagctgcgtcTGCCGCTGGGTGTCAGTGATCGCCGCAACCGCGTTGAGGTaatgcagctgctgcgggagTACAACATTCCTGACCACAACGGCCGTGTTTACTACTACGAGGTACTGCTACCGCTAGCGCGGCGCGTGATGGCCATCGCATTTCTCGAGGCGGCCGATGCGCACACGGCCGGCAGCCAGGCTCCGAGAGACATTGCCTGGCACCTGTCGGAGCGCTCGCTCggagcgctgccggcgtcctATGGCACGGTCCGGCCAAGCAGCGTCACGGTAGCTGAGCATTACGCAGCCGCCCTCCTACAGGCCGCTTTCCGCCGGGACCGCGCGATGCGCGACTATTACATTGCCAAGTCGGagctgtggcgccgcggcagggcGGTCTGCGTTGAGCGCGGGCTGCCGTACGACAACTTCGGGTTCGGCAAGACACCGCTGGCGGGCCCAGACCCGCGCGAGGAAGGCATGCGCCGTGGCTTCAACATTCCGAAGGATGCTACCCTCGCCAActccgccggcggccgtgTCTACGCCGACCCCGTGGCGGCCCGCATCGCCGCGATGCGCGAGGCCATGGGCTCCCACAAGCGCGCCACTGATCAGGAGCCGCCAACGCTCCTGCCGGCGGTCTACCGCTCTGCGATTTACCCCGAAGAGAAGCGCTTTGGCCCCAACGCCCCTGGCGCCATCCGCCGCCACGAGCGTCGCGACGAGAAGCTGGAGCGGAAGCGGGCGCAGGAGGAATACGAGAGACAGATGTACGAGCGCAGCACCCGGGGTTGTCCGGCACGCACAGCTGGCGAGCAAAAAGATAATGAAACCGTCACTGCCGAGGGCGCAGGCGACGTGGACGTGGGCTTAGCTTATAGCAAAGGCACCATGGAGCCGCATCCCGCGGCCCGCGGAAATCAATACAACTTAGATCCGATGGACGTCAACTACCAGCCTCCTCTCGGCACAAGTCCGGAGGAGCTGCGACAGGAAAAGGTGGACCGTCGCCTcaacgcagccgccgctgccgcaacgGCCTCAGCAACGCTCGGTGGCATATCGCCTTCCACCACTCCCGAGCAGTACTAA
- a CDS encoding putative importin beta-1 subunit: MANITDLLMALGNPEPSIRVPAETAVNNAKETDLATFMTTMLQEFRDESKPTFARNMAGTLLKNAVAPSFREVAARHALEERWRALPADVRLHIKNEVLSTLGSPNRDVRTVAANIVGSLARSELPSGEWPQLMGILVGAAQSASEQHQEAALTAIGYICEEGKDHEEVEGALKPSTTDVLSVIVQCMASTNEDVKLSATNALCNAMEYIHDNMDVPEQRSYLVTALCETAKSCTTARTRERAMESLVKVAELYYSTLPDYIARLHEITTNAIFHDEEAVGLQAIQFWISICELERDMKEGGDVQSSLNYSAQGLTFLVDICKQLLVQQEEDQTEDDWNLSVAGGKLLQSLAEAVGIPIQRPVMDFVYANINSTEWRKREASVMAFGCIIGVQETAAQEAIQDTVAQAVPGLMEYLRDSNEMVADTSAWVLALVCENFVDIFLQTPDLLQRLMNDVGPMIGGENARMGVRACHIINNIALAYEEEEDQQTNEISRYYGDLVVVLLHAIDHGTTNDFKSAAQETLNALVDAAANDCCSAYLIQLPQELLARMGPQLNALRQSSGDNIEAEAMMGLLCGALSALARKLGQSFMPFLDASMQALIQVIELPTDYVQQEALVAIGSIAYVAKEQLAPYLAKVIPHVLKYLQAFDEPDSIYGVVAAVGDLSLSCRLSLLPFESDIMNTLYVNLTNTEVDRELKCSFLSCFSDFILNVLGSERFKPYMAALLPLVDRLFRASCEIDIRGDPEGEEYVMSLWETTASFYSSVTQCFKSSDVDALAPYLANILNFALHAATNAGEFEETQMAALMVIGDMASVLRHVPDPQMRAQAKQALLADAVNGALNQALCSSTSEDNKKQIKWIRNQLSHLQRS, from the coding sequence ATGGCGAACATTACGGACCTTCTCATGGCTCTGGGCAACCCGGAGCCGTCTATCCGGGTGCCCGCAGAGACCGCTGTGAACAATGCCAAGGAGACCGACCTCGCCACCTTCATGACGACAATGCTGCAGGAGTTCCGGGACGAGAGCAAGCCGACCTTTGCCCGAAACATGGCGGGCACGCTGCTAAAGAATGCAGTGGCGCCATCCTTTCGAGAAGTGGCGGCACGGCACGCGCTGGAGGAACGTTGGCGCGCTCTGCCTGCGGATGTGCGGCTGCACATCAAGAATGAGGTTCTGAGTACTCTCGGCAGCCCCAATCGCGATGTGCGCACAGTTGCCGCCAACATCGTTGGCAGCCTCGCGCGTAGCGAGCTGCCTTCTGGGGAGTGGCCGCAGCTGATGGGCATTCTtgtcggcgcagcgcagtcTGCCTCGGAGCAGCACCAGGAGGCAGCCCTCACCGCCATCGGCTACATTTGCGAGGAGGGTAAGGATcacgaggaggtggagggggcgctGAAACCGAGCACGACAGACGTGCTCTCTGTGATTGTGCAGTGCATGGCAAGCACCAACGAGGATGTCAAGCTCAGCGCCACGAATGCCTTGTGCAATGCGATGGAGTATATCCACGACAACATGGACGTCCCGGAGCAGCGCAGCTACCTCGTGACGGCGCTGTGTGAAACGGCGAAGTCGTGCACGACGGCGCGTACTCGAGAGCGCGCCATGGAGAGCTTGGTGAAGGTGGCGGAGCTCTACTACTCGACGCTGCCGGACTACATCGCGCGTCTCCACGAAATCACCACAAACGCAATTTTtcacgacgaggaggcggtgggccTGCAGGCTATCCAGTTTTGGATCTCGATCTGCGAGCTGGAGCGGGACAtgaaggagggcggcgacgtgcAGTCGAGCCTGAACTACAGCGCGCAGGGGCTCACGTTCCTTGTCGACATCTGcaagcagctcctcgtccaACAAGAAGAGGACCAGACGGAGGATGACTGGAACCTCTCCGTGGCCGGTGGCAAGCTGTTGCAGAGCCTCGCCGAGGCCGTCGGTATCCCCATCCAGAGGCCCGTGATGGATTTCGTGTACGCCAACATTAACAGCACAGAGTGGCGCAAACGCGAGGCATCCGTGATGGCGTTCGGGTGTATCATCGGAGTCCAGgaaacggcggcgcaggaagCCATTCAGGACACTGTGGCGCAGGCGGTCCCCGGCCTCATGGAGTACCTCCGCGACTCGAACGAGATGGTGGCGGACACGAGTGCGtgggtgctggcgctggtgTGCGAGAACTTCGTCGACATCTTCCTGCAGACGCCCGATCTACTGCAGCGCTTAATGAACGATGTCGGTCCGATGATCGGTGGCGAAAACGCGCGCATGGGCGTTCGTGCGTGCCACATCATCAACAACATCGCGCTGGCGtacgaggaagaggaggatcAGCAGACAAACGAGATTTCGCGCTACTATGGCGACCTTGTCGTCGTTCTTCTGCACGCTATCGACCACGGCACCACGAACGACTTTAAGAGTGCTGCTCAAGAGACGCTGAATGCCCTCGTAGACGCGGCCGCGAAtgactgctgcagcgcctaCCTAATTCAATTGCCTCAGGAACTGCTAGCACGCATGGGCCCGCAGCTCAACGCGCTGCGACAGTCCAGCGGCGACAACATTGAAGCTGAGGCGATGATGGGCCTGCTCTGCGGCGCGCTCTCGGCCCTTGCGCGCAAGCTGGGTCAGAGCTTTATGCCATTCCTAGACGCTTCCATGCAAGCCCTCATTCAGGTGATCGAGCTCCCCACCGACTacgtgcagcaggaggcgctggtggcgatTGGCAGTATCGCCTACGTTGCCAAGGAGCAACTGGCACCCTACCTAGCGAAGGTCATTCCGCACGTGCTGAAGTACTTGCAGGCTTTCGACGAACCGGACAGCATCTACGGcgtggtggctgcggtggGCGACCTCAGTCTCTCCTGTCgcctctcgctgctgcccttcgAGTCCGATATCATGAACACCCTGTACGTCAACCTCACGAACACCGAGGTGGATCGCGAGCTCAAGTGCTCATTTCTCAGCTGCTTTAGCGACTTTATTCTCAACGTGCTGGGCAGCGAGCGTTTTAAGCCGTACatggccgcgctgctgccgctggtggacCGACTCTTCCGCGCCAGCTGCGAGATCGACATCCGCGGCGACCCAGAAGGCGAGGAGTACGTGATGAGTCTCTGGGAGACGACCGCCTCCTTCTACTCCTCCGTCACCCAGTGTTTCAAGAGCAGTGACGTCGATGCCCTTGCGCCGTACCTGGCAAACATTTTGAACTTTGCCCTTCACGCCGCCACGAACGCCGGCGAGTTCGAGGAGACACAGATGGCGGCACTCATGGTCATTGGCGACATGGCATCGGTGCTACGCCACGTACCCGATCCGCAGATGCGGGCGCAGGCgaagcaggcgctgctggcagACGCCGTGAACGGGGCTCTGAACCAAgcgctgtgcagcagcacctctgaGGACAACAAGAAGCAGATAAAGTGGATCCGGAATCAGCTGAGTCACCTCCAGCGCTCATGA